In Trichomycterus rosablanca isolate fTriRos1 chromosome 2, fTriRos1.hap1, whole genome shotgun sequence, the genomic window gtcgttgagtagttcacacacagcgattgagagccgagtttcgatcgccgagcgaacggtGAGTTGCTCCCGAACCGGCAAACCtagtgccgaccagtcggcgagcgaaaatcaaggcataaatcgtgtagtgtgaactaggcattagtggtAGTGGGGTAGCTTAATTTACCGCTGAACCACCTAATGAGTGCCATTAATGCAGTTTAGTATCATATGTATTTTAGTTCTGGCAGTGTGGTCATTTAGAGACGTGAGCAGGTAAAGAAAATGGGTTCATGACCCATTAACATAATTGTTCCTTTACTCAAAATTACACATTGAATCATATTACAGAGTGACAACAAAAGTGATTACAAGTGATAAGTGATTCCAGgataagtaaatgtaaaactacATCTAAAATACAAACCCAGTCTCACAGCTCACTAATTGCTCTGCTGTATTTTGCCCCACAATTCTgtggttttaatttaaaataaaactgtgtaAAGCATAAAACAGTGAGAATAAGTTTCTCTCCACCATGTCTGTGCTTCACCTCAGTCTTCATCATAATGAATTTGTCTCAATGGCGAGtatcatgtgaatgcagccttAAGCTTAACATTAGCAGACAGTACTTACTATTTTGCGTACATGTCCCAACGCACTGCCCACTTTGCCTCTACAGTTGTCCGCTCGGTAAGGTGGTGTTATGATGACGTCATCCATCACCACAATGTTCTTGTCCTGCCACTTGCACTCTTTTATACTGGAATGGAAGTGAGAACAAACATCAGGAACATGCATCAACTGTTCTGATTATATTAAATCTAGTCTTGAAAAGCCAGAGGTGAAAGAACTGCAAAAAATCTGTGACTGCACTCGTTTCAGCTCTTCGCAAAATtgctaaaaaagagaaaaaattaaagtgtgtgtttttttttttctcccaaacaCTGGTTCGAAGTCACAGGTCagttgctttattattattcttaatgCCAGCAAATAGAAATTACACAGCAGAAAAAACAAGTGTGAAAGCACTTATTTTCTATAATGCTGTTtctgaaaaaagttgggacattaagtaaaatgcagtaaaacaagaatctgtgatttggtcTTTTTTATAAACCTTTAATTCACtggcaaaattacaaaaaaagctTTCATTCCAGTGTCTAAACTGGCATGTGACAAAACTCAAGTGTATCAAATACAAAGTGGCCACTTGGGTAATGCAGTGATCTATTAGTCCaatgtttttcaaactttttttcgaGCAACCCACATTATGTCCGTGTTTTTTTACACGATCCAGgcaacatacagtgccttgcaaaagtattcagcccccttgaacttttcaaccttttgccacatttcaggcttcaaacataacgatatgaaattgtaattttttgtgaagaatcaacaacaagtgggacacaatcgtgaagtagaacgaaatttattggatattttaaactttttttagaaataaaaaactgaaaagtggggcgtgcaatattattcagcccccttgcgttaatactttgtagcgccaccttttgctgcgattacagctgcaagtcgcttggggtatgtctctatcagttttgcacatcgagatactgaaatttttgcccattcttccttgcaaaacagctcgagctcagtgaggttggatggagagcgtttgtgaacagcagttttcagctctttccacagattctcgatgggattcaggtctggactttgacttggccattctaacacctggatatgtttatttgtgaaccattccattgtagattttgctttatgttttggatcattgtcttgttggaagataaatctccgtcccagtctcaggtcttttgcagactgcaacaggttttcttccagaatggtcctgtatttggctccatccatcttcccatcaattttaaccatcttccctgtccctgctgaagaaaagcaggcccaaaccatgatgctgccaccaccatgtttgacagtggggatggtgtgttcagggtgatgagctgtgttgcttttacgccaaacataacgttttgcattgtggccaaaaagttcgattttggtttcatctgaccagagcaccttcttccacatgtttggtgtgtctcccaggtgactttttatagatatctttgagaaatggctttcttcttgccactcttccataaaggccagatttgtgcagtgtacgactgattgtgtcctatggacagattctcccacctcagctgtagatctctgcagttcattcagagtgatcatgggcctcttggctgcatctctgatcagtcttctccttgtttgagctgaaagtttagagggacggccgggtcttggtagatttgcagtggtctgatactccttccatttcaatatgatcacttgcacagtgctccttgagatgtttaaagcttgggaaatctttctgtatccaaatccggctttaaacttctccacaacagtatctcggacctgcctggtgtgttccttggtcttcatgatgctctctgcgctttaaacagaactctgagactatcacagagcaggtgcatttatacggagacttgattacacacaggtggattctatttatcaccatcagtcatttaggtcaacattggttcattcagagatcctcactgaacttctggagtgagtttgctgcactgaaagtaaaggggctgaataatattgcacgccccactttttagttttttatttctaaaaaaagtttaaaatatccaataaatttcgttctacttcacgattgtgtcccacttgttgttgattcttcacaaaaaattacaatttcatatcgttatgtttgaagcctgaaatgtggcaaaaggttgaaaagttcaagggggctgaatacttttgcaaggcactgtaaataATGCATCTTAATTCTGCTCTGCACAATCTAGTCCCACTagggtttacaagatgtaacataaagtctCCACAAAGCCACCTAGAagtgtatttaattattcttatttttcaCCTAGCCACCACCTAAGGGGCGCAAACCAGGGTTTGAAAACTTCTGAAattggggtttgaatctcagcagtgctattgactGGTCAGGGGCTAGTCATGCAATGGATTGGtactctgtccagggtattactgtctTGTGGCCAATGCTTCCAATGGAACCAGAACAACCGTGACCAGCATAATATTATTCATAAACAAAGGAGCAGTCAGACAGGAGTgatcagaaaaaaaaagtacTGGGGTATTTTATAGCTTtaatcatcatgttttacacactttggttacattaatgacagaaatggtagttactcgttacacaagattaatcagttcaagtttaatgtcaaacacaatcatggacaatttcatatctccaattaacctgactgcatgactttggactgtggaaggaaacctacttggcacagggagaacatgcaaactttacacagaaaggagccggactgtcccacctggaaatcgaacccaggaccttcttgctgtgaggcgacccactgagccaccccttATAGCTTTAATTAACTGTTAAATCATGTAGCTTGTATAAATACTTTTGCCATAGCACCACTCAATTATTGCATCAGTtctttaattttcatgtttaaacactgttttatcctggtcaggatcgtgATAAATGTAATCACATGGCACAATGCAGTACCACACCAGAATCAAAATTTCCAGCAGAATTAATGTCCTAAGAAATGGAGCACACAGTCTAAGTATAATcataatttgtgcccattaaaccATTGTAGGAGTTCAGTAGGAATGTGGTAACTAATAAGGTGCAGAGCATTTATGATGTATCTAAAGATCTATAACGTTAACGACATAGTTCCTGCCGTTCATTCACAGCAGCAGTCTTTAAAAAGATTTATCCCCGTCACACCAACTGGCATTAAACTTGTGATGTTTTATAGACTCATTTAAACAGCGCTCATTAATGTTACTGGGCATAACAGCACTTACGTTTTATGAATAGTCTGAAACAGCTGCTGGCCCTCCACCGAGACTCCAACACTAATTGCATAAGCTTGGGACAACTTGTCTTCCTTTTCTGCCCGAGCTCTATTCGCTAGCTGGAGAAGATAAATGAAGAAGAGAGTGAGAGCAGCTCAAAAGCCTTTCAACACCAATAAACGACATAATTAAGGACCTATGAGCATTACAAACATCACTGCAGTCATTCACAAGCTCATTTTATAATATTGGGGCAGACGGAAGTGttttatttgccatatatacatatacatgtgtacagtacaatgcttgtttgtttggattttaatgccatgtttggtataaatttaatgtcatttaatgtCATGATCGATATTATTTTCTGCTTATTGTGTTTcgtctttatattttgtcaaTTTATATTTGCTTTTTTAGGTTAAAAtgctgtacagtacaatgaaagtcTTTTTAACTTATATCCCCAGCTTGattggaagctgaggtcagccAGCCATTGTACATTGCCCAAGGCGAGtagccttgctcagaggcctcacagtggctgcatggagtcaagatttgaacccacaaccttccaactagtggcgtaactaggtggtcatgggccccagtgaaaaaactaaatgtgggccccctcaacaaatgtcaCTAGATAGATAGCCACTAgattaccactgtcccattgcTGACGAATCACATTATCAGAACCCTTTCAATACTGATCACATTATAACAACATAACAGCTGTTAAGAAATAAGTACCAATCAGataaaaatgcttttgtgaaCACCAGGCAGTGACTGTATTCAACAGTAAAACATCTATTGAATACAACATTATTACCAGCACCTAAAAAGTGCATGGCAGTGCCTATTTCGTAGCAGTTGTGCATGTGACTATCCGGGATATATTAAACATTAGTGTTTGTAGTTACTCACAGTAAAGATGGCAAATGCAGGAGATTTTTGAAAAAGCATGGGGTGCTCAGAGGCAGGATTTAACATGGGCACTTTGgccacagaagggtttgatgcactgtgttcacattcacctcatcaccagtagtAAAATTATCCACAGTTCGAgtcacagtagctcttctgttggtctaTACCTAATGCTCTAACCTTCATGTTCTCTGGCATTAAGGAGTCTTGGATGCCAAACAACCTGTTGGCATTTCTTGACTTGTCCTTGCTTAAAACACTGAACACTGAAACTCTTGCTGTTTTGGAAAAACTCGACCCCAGTCGTCTGGCCataactatttattattattaaagtcagccaggtctttatgctgattagATCTGCAGCATTTAACATATCCCTCACCCCCACATGCACTATTGTTAAGAAACGGACATTGAACTGACACTGCCATGTACATTTTTAAGGGGTGGTGTTCATGTTTTGGCTCAGCGATTTATATAGCTAGTAGTTCAGAATAAACTTGTCAGGTCTTACCTTACTGAAATTAAGAGATGCTAATGGTGGAGGAGTTCCAGCGCGGTCGTTAATAACGTCCACATCAGACACATATGCTAAATTAACAAGAACAACATCATTAAGGTTGGGTTTTCCGCTGGATGAGGGGCATTCTGTAGAACAAGTCAAGGAGAACATGAAGAGAACATAGCAGATGCTCAGTACACAACATGAAAAATGAGGACAGTTTAAATGGTGTGTATTCATCCAGGGTTTATTGCCACACTGCTTAAACACCCATACTTACATTGTCAATACAGAAACATTTTAGGTGATTTAACATAAAGATGTTCTTTTCCAGTAATTTCTAAACAAAGTGATTTTTATAGAATTATAGAAGTGTACATAAAACTAACAAGAGTCTCTTTGGCCACTTTAGTGGGTACACCTCAACACACAAGTTAATATTCCACTTATGTGAACAAAACTTCTATAATGAGGAACTCATGACACTGCAATAATAGTGCACTACACAGATCGATCAGGTCACCACTAACAAATAGCAAGTGGTGACTCAAACAAATAGCAGAGTTTGCATTAAGACCTCAGCTTGGAACATGTTTGTCTATACTTGCTCAATTACTATTACATTTCTACTTAACAGGTGCTTTGCCAAGTGTGTCTTCATGAAGTGCATGTGTGTGACAGTCTGTTACCACAGAGTGGGCCACACAAGCTGCTGTGATAGCCTGTGTGCAGCTAGCTCCCTGCCGCCAACGTACAAAAACTGAGACATCAAGTGTGAGACTTGAGTAGCAATGTGTGAATTCTTTACTGCAGCTTTTAAACATTACACTCAGCTCTACACCCCCAGGGAAAGGTCTGGCAATAACAGACAAAAATAAATCCTACATTAGGACTGTGTAGTCAGTGGTCTGCTAGCTAAATCAACACAGGACCACTGATCATCTTGCCGATTCGTTCCTATAACTTGTCATTTAGAATCAGTGTTGACTGGTAGCTATAAATAGCATACGTCACCCTTATGGTACCTGTAGGTGGTGAAAAGTCCAGACTGAAAACAGACATTGTCAATGAAAAGTGCATTATAGGGCAAATTTATTAGGATTGCTCTCATTTTATCAGTGACCAATACATAACACTTGTCTTATAAGGACAGCCCAGTGAACATAATCTCTACATAGGTCACTCAATAGCTCATTCAGAAAGACACTAGCTGGCTTATTGTAGGCCTGTGTTACTATACCCCACGTTGTAAATACTAATATCAAATGTGATGACGCACTAATTATGTCCCTTTGTTCATGTCCTTGGCATGTGGTACCACCTagtactcctacctagttggtccaccttgtagatgtaaagtcagagacgatcgctcatctattgctgccgtttgagttggtcgtcttctagaccttcatcagtggtcacaggacgctgcccacggggcactattggctggaggactattctcagtccagcagtgacagtgaggtgtttaaaaactccagcagcgctactgtgtctgatccactcataccagcacaacacacactaacacaccaccaccatgtcagtgtcactgacaaataatacctgctctgtggtggtcctgatcattgaaaaacagggtgaaagcaggctaaaaactatgtagagaaacagatggactgcagtcagtaattgtagaactacaaagtgcttctatatggtcagtggagctgataaaatggacagtaagtgtagaaacaaggaggtggtcataatgttatgcctaatcggtgtatgtgtatatacaggggttggacaaaataactgaaacacctgtcattttagtgtgggaagtttcatggctaaattggaccagtctggtggccaatcttcattaatagcacattgcaccagtaagagcagagtgtgaaggttcaattagcagggtaagagcacagttttgctcaaaatattgcaatgcacacaacattatgggtgacataccagagttcaaaagaggataaattgttggtgcacgtcttgctggcgcatctgtgaccaagacagcaagtctttgtgatgtatcaagagccacggtatccagggtaatgtcagcataccaccaagaaggacaaaccacatccaacaggattaactgtggacgcaagaggaagctgtctgaaaggaatgttcgggtgctaacccggattgtatccaaaaaacataaaaccacggctgcccaaatcacggcagaattaaatgtgcacctcaactctcctgtttccaccagaactgtccgtcgggagctccacagggtcaatatacacggccgggctgctatagccaaatctttggtcactcgtgccaatgccaaacgtcggtttcaatggtgcaaggagcgcaaatcttgggctgtggacaatgtgaaacatgtattgttctctgatgagtccacctttactgttttccccacatccgggagagttacggtgtggagaagccccaaagaagcgtaccacccagactgttgcatgcccagagtgaagcatgggggtggatcagtgatggtttgggctgccatatcatggcattcccttggcccaatacttgtgctagatgggcgcgtcactgccaaggactaccgaaccattctggaggaccatgtgcatccaatggcggtgccgtgtatcaggatgacaatgcaccaatacacacagcaagactggtgaaagattggtttgatgaacatgaaagtgaagttgaacatctcccatggcctgcacagtcaccagatctaaatattattgagccactttggggtgttttggagaagcgagtcagaaaacgttttcctccaccagcatcacgtagtgacctggccactatcctgcaagaagaatggcttaaaatccctctgaccactgtgcaggacttgtatatgtcatttccaagacgaattgatgctgtattggccgcaaaaggaggccctacaccatactaataaattattgtggtctaaaaccaggtgtttcagttattttgtccaacccctgtatatgtgtgtgtgtgtatatatatagccaATATTCATTTGCATCATAATGCCTTTAGATTACAGCACATTACATTACAGATACCACTCCTTGGTCTAGCACACTAGGTCAGCTTCAAGCATAAACAAGTCTTTTTaaattgtgttgtttttaaaaaataacttaCAAAACTGGAACAGTTCAGACTGGTTATGTTTTGTTGTTATCTTTGGAaagtgtttggactgtggacaGTCTAGTTTCTATTACTTAACTGGTGTctggtaaatattgtaaatagtgTTTGTTGCTCTTGGCTAATTATTATATTTCAGCACCATTAATTAGCAAAAAAATAACCATGTGTAAGATTGTCGGGTTGCTGGATATGTTCTTTCCCCTACACAGGTGAACCCTAAATGTTTGGGACTTCATTGACCACAGAACCACCTTAGGTTCATATGTTATGGTAACAGACAATTACTTTCCTCTGTTCAGCTGGATGATTTGTGGCAACAGTCAACACACGCATCTTTACACTATAAACCAGTAGTGCCTTACCCAACACCCATTCTGTGAGCACAGAAATCAAGACTATGTGCAAGCAAACTAGTAGGCAATCTAATAAAAACAGCCCACCATCTGCAACAATGTGTTACACGGTcacaattataaatatatgaaCAACCACCGTTCACAAtgctgggttgccaaataagATTATCCAGGGGTGTTTCAGAAGTGATACTGGCCTAAGATGCTGGATcaaaactgcatttcgttgccttgtacttgtacatgtgtaatgacaataaagttgaatctaatctaatatcaGACTTTACATACTTATTACTAAAAATATTGACTCATGTCAAGCTGTGCCATTgtgtaaagaaacaaaaacagtttGTGTCCTGTATTTAAACTGATGATTATCTAAAAGCCTGTCACCAGCCCACTTTACATACAGTGGAATTTAAAAGTATACATACACCATCCACCATCCGTCAAGCAAACTCTACATCAGGGGTGCACAACGtctttttaccaagggccgatttcacataaacacctacACCGGAGGGCCacaaatttcatttttacagacctggccacatgaatttgtaatacCGTTACATAAAATCAGGTACTTACAATAAATGTCTTGGTCAATGGGAGATATTGCAGCGTCTTTCGGACACCAGCTGATTAATGTGGTGGCCGCAAGTCTTTTAGTGCTTCAATCTTTTGCTTTCTGTCATCACCTCGGAGATCGCAGAGTTTTGCGTGTTTTGTTTCATAATGCGTCCGTAAATTATATTCCTTTGCCACTGCCAAAGCATTCCAAGCACACCAGACATGAGAAAACACCATGGAATTacccggtgaatttaaagtgacagcatcatttatttaaaaatgcatcagcacttcatttggTGGGCCGGATTGAGAGTTTTGCCGGGCCGTATGCTGTGCAACCCTGCTCTACACCTTCAATCAAATCATCTCTCAACATTATAAAACTTTATACAACTACTTCTCTCGCTAAAGGTCACCACAGCAAATGAGCTGTCTCCATCTTGCCTTGTTCTGAGCATCCTCCTCTGTTACCCCAACCACCTAAAAATCCTTCATCAGTGAATATATCTTCCTCTCTCAGCTcaaaacttttgactggtactctGCTTGTCAACAGTACCAGTTGTGGTCGTTACCTCTGGCCTTGACTGACCTGAAATATAAATCGGACTTTTGTTTTAGCACATTTGTTCTACCCCACTATATAAATCGAAGTCTTAGCAGATATATTAATAATCCAAGGCTCTGCAGATGTTCAGAAATACCCACAAAAGATGTGGAGAAATAAAGGAGAAAATACATCTGCAAAGATTATTACAATCCAAAGACGTACAATCTTTACACGGTATGTGAATTTTGACTATTTTAGCTTTACTAAACCATACAATTGAACCAAATTGggaatttaaatgaataatacagctaaagaaaaaaagaaaaaaaaaaaaaaaaaaaaaaaaaaaaattatatatatatatatatatatatatatatatatatatatatatatatatatatatatatatatatatatatatatatgcggcTTTTAATTAAAGACAAATCCGTTGGGTCACTTCTGACCATATTTAATCTCATTACAAGGCGGACCCACGTACTTTTCAGGAGGGGGGGATGACTGACTAGGAAAGAATTAGGAGGCCAGCTTACAGAGTTTAACaacattatagaactttctacTCATGCATACTAAAAATCCAAGTTGTTGAATGTACAATATATGGATAAAAATATTGAGGCAACACTTAATATTTGAAATTGTACATTTCAGCCACACCAATTGCTAACGTGTATAATAAATTAACTGTATAAAGAaaagtacagtagtaccttgtaactcaacattccctaaactcaaaatctttaaaactcaacgcccttcgtcgagatttgtacccttaaactaaaacgtgttgttttttttaacgtattaaaagaacaacatagaagcactaaacttctcttaattattactgctcataagttctttcCACTAATACAATTTCTCCCtcattttagtaaaaaaaaagacacgttaagctttgtgcccCGCCACACTCGCACAGCCCGCAAActgtttactgtattttttactgattgtattttagtgtttttttcatag contains:
- the lsm12a gene encoding protein LSM12 homolog B, with the translated sequence MAAPGPGEYFSIGSHVSCLTCLGQRLQGEVVAFDYQSKMLTLKCPSSSGKPNLNDVVLVNLAYVSDVDVINDRAGTPPPLASLNFSKLANRARAEKEDKLSQAYAISVGVSVEGQQLFQTIHKTIKECKWQDKNIVVMDDVIITPPYRADNCRGKVGSALGHVRKIVEKHFRDVDQKSLQRSQAQQTQKDSALSA